A genomic window from Sulfurospirillum multivorans DSM 12446 includes:
- a CDS encoding 4Fe-4S binding protein: MQKEYVFYDTVGIDFPLDEAIELVKSPCKGDFLVSNDPEAEAIIYAPEINFYLQHSRDSIANKISTITKLYAIRALGFDFAQDMDYSQEVGNKVLIVSDDANDEALKAELREEDFTVMLLSSSIILDVNGHIGSLHVTLKKEDELLELECDQILWWNAPSFAMKQSGVYDPALLGLEGALKKLRDNKGEYHYKNFINYDPSICQYHERRTEICGKCAEVCPTVAILKEDETKHLAFSHIDCHGCGGCVSVCPSGALDYTQMPRIAFAHLSEYFKGATALIIPHKMDLGLIDIPLREGVLPLMIEGEKYLHEAHLLNLLQTSGNPIIFYTDFISKGTGDVIRILNEIFEKKYHKKAIYVCEDSADLARIFESMESFPECMYGINEDGLRKREIFSARLSHLVDGEDLGVLKTGEHVHYGNIVIDESKCTLCLSCVGACNVRALTAHPEDNSLRFNASICTNCTYCEVTCPEEGCLTVVRDEISLKPSWFSQRIMTKDELFTCIECGTPFATVKAVEKIAAIMTPLFGNDAVKLRTLYCCAACKPKVMFKAHMENENKGLSL, translated from the coding sequence ATGCAAAAAGAGTACGTTTTCTACGATACCGTTGGTATTGATTTCCCTCTTGACGAAGCGATAGAACTGGTTAAAAGCCCTTGCAAAGGTGATTTTTTAGTCTCGAACGACCCTGAGGCAGAGGCAATTATTTACGCACCAGAGATCAATTTTTACCTCCAACATTCACGCGATAGCATTGCAAATAAAATTTCCACGATCACTAAATTGTATGCCATACGCGCCCTTGGGTTTGATTTTGCGCAAGATATGGACTATTCTCAAGAGGTGGGCAACAAAGTGCTTATCGTGAGTGACGATGCCAACGATGAAGCTTTAAAAGCAGAACTAAGAGAAGAAGACTTTACGGTTATGTTGCTCTCTTCTTCCATAATTTTAGATGTGAACGGTCATATTGGTTCTTTACATGTAACGCTCAAAAAAGAGGATGAACTCCTCGAATTAGAGTGCGATCAAATTCTGTGGTGGAATGCTCCAAGCTTTGCGATGAAGCAAAGTGGCGTGTATGATCCAGCTCTTCTTGGACTGGAAGGGGCGCTTAAAAAGCTTCGAGACAACAAAGGCGAGTACCACTATAAAAATTTTATCAACTACGATCCTTCCATCTGTCAGTACCATGAAAGACGCACAGAGATTTGCGGTAAATGTGCTGAGGTTTGCCCAACGGTTGCGATTTTAAAAGAGGATGAGACCAAGCATTTGGCATTTTCGCATATTGATTGTCATGGCTGTGGCGGTTGTGTGAGCGTATGTCCGAGCGGTGCGCTTGATTATACGCAGATGCCGCGCATTGCTTTTGCCCATTTGAGTGAGTATTTTAAAGGCGCAACGGCACTGATTATTCCTCATAAAATGGATTTGGGGTTGATTGATATTCCCTTGCGTGAGGGCGTTTTACCTTTGATGATTGAGGGTGAAAAATACCTCCATGAAGCGCACCTTTTAAATCTACTTCAAACCAGTGGCAATCCGATCATTTTCTACACCGATTTTATCTCCAAAGGTACGGGTGATGTGATTCGCATCCTGAATGAAATTTTTGAGAAAAAGTACCACAAAAAAGCGATTTACGTCTGTGAAGACAGTGCTGATTTGGCGCGTATTTTCGAGAGTATGGAAAGTTTCCCTGAGTGTATGTACGGCATCAATGAAGACGGTCTTCGCAAACGCGAGATTTTTTCAGCGCGTCTTTCGCATTTAGTGGATGGTGAAGATTTGGGTGTGTTAAAGACGGGTGAGCATGTGCATTATGGCAACATCGTTATTGATGAGAGCAAATGTACGTTGTGTCTGAGTTGTGTGGGAGCCTGTAATGTGCGAGCTCTAACAGCGCATCCTGAAGATAATTCGCTTCGTTTTAATGCTTCGATTTGTACGAATTGTACCTATTGTGAAGTGACCTGTCCTGAAGAAGGTTGTTTAACCGTCGTGCGCGATGAGATCAGTTTAAAACCAAGTTGGTTTTCGCAACGCATTATGACGAAAGATGAGCTTTTTACCTGTATTGAGTGTGGGACGCCTTTTGCCACTGTCAAAGCGGTTGAGAAAATCGCAGCCATCATGACGCCGCTTTTTGGCAATGATGCGGTGAAGCTTAGAACACTTTACTGCTGTGCCGCCTGTAAACCCAAAGTGATGTTTAAGGCCCACATGGAAAATGAAAACAAAGGACTCAGTTTATGA
- a CDS encoding ABC transporter substrate-binding protein: protein MVNKNFLITSFLALIVLVLLFSFATSYKSVEKNTIVLGASLPLTGINSHLGRDVVVGANTYFSHTNARGGVQGKKIEFIQYDDKYEPENTYSNTIKLITKDDVFALFGFVGTPTVKRVLPLITESQIPFIAPYTGASFLRTKETPNIINFRSAYTEELDALVEYLTKQKNITRFAIFYQNDDYGEEGYIALSTALGKRNLQLMAEGTYKRNTLSIRHAIHEIEAAKPEAIILVGSYKPTARFIEKVKECCPQQIIFCPISFVNADALMGELHGNGENILFSQTVPSYDDFYSKEAVEYIKNLAFYYPEEKPSLVSYESYLAAKAVVTALKAINGAITPGKFLDHLKHVPTQTLDNIPLKYHNAQLLNQVYLSNYVNGKFEIIQKYEY from the coding sequence TTGGTAAACAAAAACTTTCTAATCACAAGCTTTTTAGCCTTAATCGTGCTGGTACTCCTCTTTTCTTTCGCCACTTCGTATAAAAGTGTGGAGAAAAACACCATTGTCCTAGGTGCCTCGCTGCCTCTCACTGGCATTAACAGTCATTTGGGTCGAGATGTCGTTGTGGGCGCAAATACCTACTTCAGCCACACCAATGCCAGAGGCGGTGTGCAGGGTAAAAAAATTGAATTTATCCAGTATGACGACAAATACGAACCTGAAAACACCTACAGCAATACCATCAAACTCATCACCAAAGATGACGTTTTTGCCCTTTTTGGCTTTGTAGGAACACCTACAGTCAAACGTGTGTTACCGCTCATCACGGAAAGCCAGATTCCTTTTATCGCCCCCTACACTGGCGCTTCGTTTCTTCGCACCAAAGAGACGCCGAACATCATCAACTTTCGAAGTGCGTACACCGAAGAGCTTGACGCGTTAGTGGAGTACCTCACGAAGCAAAAAAACATTACACGCTTTGCGATTTTCTACCAAAACGATGACTACGGCGAAGAGGGGTACATCGCACTCTCAACCGCTCTTGGTAAACGCAACCTGCAACTGATGGCGGAGGGAACCTATAAACGCAACACGCTCTCCATTCGCCATGCGATTCATGAGATCGAAGCGGCAAAACCTGAAGCCATCATCTTGGTGGGCTCGTATAAACCTACGGCTCGTTTTATCGAAAAAGTGAAAGAGTGTTGCCCACAACAGATCATCTTTTGTCCCATCTCTTTTGTCAATGCAGACGCCCTTATGGGGGAACTGCACGGTAACGGTGAGAACATTCTCTTTTCTCAAACCGTTCCCTCTTACGATGATTTTTACTCCAAAGAGGCGGTGGAGTACATCAAAAATCTTGCCTTTTACTACCCAGAGGAGAAACCCTCATTGGTCTCTTACGAATCGTATTTGGCAGCCAAAGCTGTGGTCACGGCGCTTAAGGCGATCAATGGAGCGATCACACCGGGTAAGTTTTTGGATCACCTCAAACATGTTCCCACCCAAACGCTCGACAACATTCCTTTAAAATACCACAATGCCCAACTGCTCAATCAAGTTTACCTCTCAAACTATGTCAACGGCAAATTTGAAATTATTCAAAAGTACGAGTACTAA
- a CDS encoding TorD/DmsD family molecular chaperone, giving the protein MNKEAINKARAVYYGLFASLLMFFENKNDLEVIQKTIDILAQNPLDDESKLAFTNMQNLLISGGYTLLKEESDTVFFSPYSAFIPVTASYFLENRDDGKKRLEMVNYVLSSNFRRDTEKFKEMEDHVGFIMLFMQKMIEEELSGNEKSAQLLREVFVNILNPFIDDFVGALYIHEESHFYQELAVIMHSFIALERLYLDVKKPLKEKEDQAPKVYTKEHKKPRKPLTPRPKKNFEEFVL; this is encoded by the coding sequence ATGAATAAAGAGGCGATCAATAAAGCAAGAGCCGTTTACTACGGACTCTTTGCTTCACTGTTAATGTTTTTTGAGAACAAGAATGATCTTGAGGTGATTCAAAAAACGATCGATATTTTAGCGCAAAACCCTCTTGATGATGAGAGTAAACTCGCGTTTACTAATATGCAAAATTTGCTTATTAGTGGAGGCTATACTCTGTTAAAAGAGGAGAGTGATACGGTCTTTTTTAGCCCTTATTCTGCTTTTATTCCTGTCACGGCGTCATATTTTCTTGAAAACCGCGATGATGGTAAAAAGCGTTTAGAGATGGTCAATTATGTTCTAAGTTCTAACTTCAGACGCGATACGGAAAAGTTTAAAGAGATGGAAGATCATGTTGGGTTTATTATGCTGTTTATGCAAAAAATGATCGAAGAAGAGCTCTCTGGCAATGAGAAAAGTGCTCAGCTTTTGCGCGAAGTGTTTGTCAACATTCTCAATCCGTTTATAGATGATTTTGTCGGTGCGCTTTACATTCACGAAGAGAGCCATTTTTACCAAGAATTAGCCGTGATTATGCACTCTTTTATAGCATTAGAGCGACTCTATTTGGATGTGAAAAAACCGCTTAAAGAAAAAGAAGATCAAGCACCAAAAGTTTATACCAAAGAGCACAAGAAACCACGTAAACCATTAACACCAAGACCAAAGAAGAATTTTGAAGAGTTCGTGCTCTA